The Synechococcales cyanobacterium T60_A2020_003 genome contains a region encoding:
- a CDS encoding glutaredoxin family protein: MKLILFGKPGCHLCEGLQEKLEQVSSIPLQIDIRDITTRDDWFQAYQYEIPVLVWEKETEDAAIAYIPLPRLSPRASVNQVEQMLQKYWAENSQQ, translated from the coding sequence ATGAAACTGATTCTGTTTGGCAAACCGGGTTGTCACCTCTGCGAAGGGTTGCAGGAAAAATTAGAACAAGTCAGCAGTATTCCGTTGCAAATAGACATTCGGGATATCACCACTCGCGATGACTGGTTCCAAGCCTATCAGTACGAAATTCCGGTGCTGGTCTGGGAGAAGGAAACGGAGGATGCGGCGATCGCTTACATTCCCTTGCCTCGCCTATCACCACGGGCATCGGTGAACCAAGTGGAGCAAATGTTACAGAAATATTGGGCTGAAAATAGTCAACAATAG